A stretch of the Terriglobia bacterium genome encodes the following:
- a CDS encoding PASTA domain-containing protein produces the protein MRRFVKYTVAGLVLIIVAMGSMLITMRLAIHRREVIVPKFIGLLPQPAYELARQNGLILVRESRFYSDDIPVGHIVSQEPSPGQKVRKGWRVRIAESMGPQRNVVPSVIGDSPRAAELNISQRGLELGTISTMAVPDTPPNQVIAQSPPPDSHAASPKVNILVSAPADDKAYVMPDLTGMRLSDATAAITNAGLKPQAPSAATPDAIVVKQTPAVGQRVTSGATVTLGTGTPPQS, from the coding sequence CCGCTTCGTCAAATACACCGTCGCCGGCCTCGTCCTCATCATCGTTGCCATGGGATCCATGCTGATCACCATGCGGCTGGCAATTCATCGCCGCGAAGTCATTGTCCCGAAATTCATTGGCCTGTTGCCGCAGCCGGCTTACGAACTCGCGCGGCAGAACGGGCTCATCCTCGTTCGCGAAAGCCGTTTCTATAGCGACGATATTCCCGTCGGCCACATCGTCTCGCAGGAGCCCTCGCCCGGTCAAAAGGTGCGCAAAGGCTGGCGTGTCCGCATCGCCGAAAGCATGGGCCCGCAACGCAACGTCGTTCCCAGTGTCATCGGCGACAGCCCGCGCGCCGCCGAACTGAATATCTCGCAGCGCGGCCTCGAACTCGGAACCATCTCGACCATGGCCGTGCCCGATACTCCACCGAACCAGGTCATCGCCCAGAGCCCTCCACCTGATTCGCACGCCGCAAGCCCGAAGGTAAACATCCTTGTCTCCGCACCCGCCGACGATAAGGCCTACGTGATGCCCGACCTCACCGGCATGCGCCTCTCCGACGCCACCGCCGCAATCACCAACGCCGGCCTCAAGCCGCAAGCGCCAAGCGCTGCGACGCCGGATGCAATCGTCGTAAAACAAACCCCAGCCGTGGGCCAGCGCGTCAC